The following proteins are co-located in the Prionailurus viverrinus isolate Anna chromosome A1, UM_Priviv_1.0, whole genome shotgun sequence genome:
- the LOC125169695 gene encoding 40S ribosomal protein S27-like, which translates to MSLSEGLLHLSPEEEKRKHRKKHLVHSPNSYSMDGKCPECYKITTIFSQAQTLVLCVGCSIFLGQPTGGKARLTEGCSFRRKQH; encoded by the coding sequence ATGTCCCTCTCAGAGGGCCTCCTTCACCTATCtccagaagaggagaagaggaaacaCAGGAAGAAGCACCTGGTGCACAGCCCCAACTCCTACTCCATGGACGGGAAGTGCCCAGAATGCTACAAAATCACCACCATCTTTAGCCAGGCACAAACACTAGTTTTGTGTGTTGGCTGCTCCATTTTCCTTGGCCAGCCTACAGGAGGAAAAGCAAGGCTCACAGAAGGATGCTCCTTCAGACGGAAGCAGCACTAA